The following are from one region of the Gemmatimonadaceae bacterium genome:
- a CDS encoding sigma-54 dependent transcriptional regulator: protein MNSPKILIADDELSITKGLSAVLSDEGYEVVVAQDGKKALDYLGADSFGLVLADLMMPKLDGLALLKELQRLGIPTECIIVTGQGTVDSAVQAMREGAYDYIEKPLNADKLNRLKALIPKALEKFTVQQRNRELSSKLEGLTHYGELSGQSEEMRAVYQIIDAVAPSSASVLILGESGTGKELVARALHTKSDRAKGPFFALNCAALPKDILENELFGHEKGAFTGSTNEKAGAFEMADGGTIFLDEVAEMPPDIQVKLLRAIESRTIRRLGGKKEITVDIRIVAATNRDLQEALAENELRDDLYYRLAVVEIFLPPLRDRAGDIKLLANEFLGRFSQQNGKKITGFDEAAWQWILSHNWPGNVRELKNAVERAVIMTRSDRIEAVDIMPRHLRVAAEGTAPMTVPEGASLADTKKQLVLRTFASTSGDASRTAKIVGISPEDVRAEIASLIRTNGAHHDSTGGTASAQAPAAAGSSRARGASAKSKAKKR, encoded by the coding sequence ATGAATTCTCCGAAGATTCTCATTGCGGACGACGAGCTGTCGATCACCAAAGGGCTCAGCGCGGTACTGTCCGACGAAGGTTACGAAGTCGTCGTTGCGCAGGACGGGAAAAAAGCACTCGACTATCTGGGCGCCGACAGCTTCGGCCTCGTGCTGGCGGATTTGATGATGCCTAAGCTCGATGGGTTGGCACTCCTCAAGGAGCTCCAGCGGCTGGGCATCCCTACCGAATGCATAATTGTGACGGGGCAGGGCACCGTCGACTCCGCCGTGCAGGCGATGCGAGAGGGTGCCTATGACTACATCGAGAAGCCTCTCAACGCCGACAAGCTCAATCGTCTCAAGGCACTGATACCGAAGGCGCTCGAGAAGTTCACGGTCCAGCAGAGAAACCGCGAGCTCTCATCGAAGCTCGAGGGACTCACGCATTACGGTGAGCTGAGTGGGCAGTCCGAGGAAATGCGCGCCGTCTACCAGATTATCGATGCAGTCGCGCCTTCATCCGCGAGCGTGCTGATTCTCGGCGAATCCGGAACCGGAAAAGAGCTCGTTGCGCGGGCGCTTCATACGAAGAGCGATCGCGCCAAGGGACCATTCTTCGCCCTCAACTGCGCTGCGCTGCCAAAGGACATCCTGGAGAACGAGCTCTTCGGGCACGAGAAGGGCGCGTTCACCGGGTCGACCAACGAAAAGGCGGGCGCCTTCGAGATGGCTGACGGAGGAACGATTTTCCTCGACGAAGTCGCCGAGATGCCCCCGGATATTCAGGTGAAGCTGCTTCGCGCGATCGAGAGCAGAACCATTCGGCGATTGGGCGGCAAGAAGGAGATCACCGTCGACATTCGCATCGTCGCCGCAACGAACCGCGATCTTCAGGAAGCGCTCGCCGAGAACGAGCTGCGCGATGATCTCTACTATCGACTGGCCGTGGTGGAGATCTTCCTGCCGCCGCTTCGCGATCGCGCCGGCGACATCAAGCTGCTCGCCAACGAGTTTCTGGGACGTTTTTCCCAGCAGAACGGCAAGAAGATCACCGGGTTCGACGAGGCTGCCTGGCAATGGATTCTATCGCATAACTGGCCGGGCAACGTGCGCGAGCTGAAAAACGCCGTCGAGCGTGCCGTCATCATGACGCGGTCAGACCGGATCGAGGCCGTGGACATCATGCCCCGGCATCTTCGAGTTGCGGCCGAGGGAACTGCGCCGATGACGGTGCCCGAGGGCGCTTCGCTCGCCGACACGAAGAAACAGCTCGTGCTTCGAACCTTTGCGTCAACCAGCGGCGACGCGAGCCGGACGGCGAAAATAGTGGGTATCTCGCCGGAGGATGTGCGGGCGGAGATTGCGTCGCTGATCCGCACGAACGGCGCGCACCACGACAGTACGGGTGGAACCGCGAGCGCGCAGGCGCCAGCGGCGGCAGGCAGTTCGCGCGCACGGGGCGCGTCGGCGAAGAGCAAGGCCAAGAAGCGTTAA